A single genomic interval of Arachis duranensis cultivar V14167 chromosome 7, aradu.V14167.gnm2.J7QH, whole genome shotgun sequence harbors:
- the LOC107459093 gene encoding uncharacterized protein LOC107459093: MTKECSALIQKDIPTKKKDPGSFYIPYAIGNTMIERGFYDLGASINLMPLSLMRKLQINELKPTNITLQLANKTHKQALGGVENMLVKVGRYFLPTDFVILEMEENYLHPIILGRQFLAIAKALIDVEKRELMLRIHDKQLPFHVFKPSHDSEQENRGLNDDHEKVYLEEESNEPQAEPLKASLVEK; the protein is encoded by the coding sequence ATGACAAAAGAGTGCAGTGCCCTTATCCAGAAAGACatacctacaaagaagaaggacccagggagtttttATATCCCTTATGCTATAGGAAATACAATGATTGAGAGAGGGTTTTATGATCTTGGAGCGAGTATAAACTTAATGCCCCTGTCTCTCATGAGGAAGCTGCAAATCAATGAGTTGAAACCCACAAATATAACCCTTCAATTGGCTAACAAGACCCACAAACAAGCACTAGGAGGGGTAGAAAATATGCTGGTTAAGGTAGGGAGGTACTTCCTCCCTACAGACTTTGTTATTCTTGAGATGGAAGAAAattatcttcatccaatcattctggGGAGACAATTCTTAGCTATAGCCAAAGCACTCATAGATGTTGAGAAACGAGAGCTAATGTTGAGAATACATGACAAACAACTACCCTTTCATGTCTTCAAACCCTCACAtgattctgaacaagagaacAGAGGCCTGAATGATGATCATGAGAAAGTATATTTGGAGGAAGAAAGCAATGAACCACAAGCAGAGCCTCTGAAGGCATCTCTGGTGGAAAAATAG